In the Harmonia axyridis chromosome 3, icHarAxyr1.1, whole genome shotgun sequence genome, one interval contains:
- the LOC123676341 gene encoding uncharacterized protein LOC123676341, with translation MSLNAVYICPTDKSLQCSWQGSSQDILDHFIKEHEDLLLHSSEVDVDLRICSENRLLFLNEEIYLIQLKIDNDYLKIGLRYLGPQKIANSIFYDIILKVDEQSYFPDYFGNGPSIFQVIDGFWLVNLGYLRLLHENVNSIQCNFSISTKSEDSFEQTDTSVSFENGTIDEEEEAEHSSNENTVIEDDEIDEILNGDLELRDPKGRAQEEDALDNMSALNFSLLENNRHCRRYSSFLGIPEELFSEKVITDLSCSNCFINMLPPIYLCENGHNICAECRYESCKVCYGIVTDNRNKDLEDYSRKCLHLCRYHQEGCMESFMYNEIRNHEIKCSFCVYRCMQDCSFKGKFVEFHSHFRIKHPSCKIYKDTPVDFPRNSDFFVCDSRLGIFHCTSMLSKNSIRWVVVFLGPKDRNFSCELTFKGVRMKNVLFLKRLEDQYSIAQSKEDLKKMKVKDKNAVLTITGYFQ, from the coding sequence ATGTCACTCAACGCGGTTTACATTTGTCCAACTGATAAGAGTTTACAGTGCTCCTGGCAAGGTTCTTCACAGGATATCCTGGACCATTTCATAAAAGAACACGAGGATCTCTTGTTGCACAGCAGTGAAGTGGATGTGGATTTGAGGATATGTTCAGAAAATCGATTGTTGTTCCTGAACGAAGAAATATACTTGATACAGTTGAAAATAGACAATGACTACCTCAAAATTGGTTTGAGATACTTGGGCCCCCAGAAAATAGCGAATTCAATATTCTATGACATCATACTCAAAGTAGACGAACAAAGTTACTTTCCTGATTACTTTGGAAATGGACCAAGCATCTTCCAAGTTATTGATGGTTTTTGGTTGGTAAACTTAGGATATTTGAGACTCCTCCACGAGAATGTAAACTCGATACAGTGCAATTTCAGTATATCAACTAAATCCGAAGATTCGTTCGAACAAACCGACACTTCAGTTAGCTTTGAAAATGGAACCatagatgaagaagaagaagctgaGCATTCATCCAACGAAAACACTGTGATCGAAGATGATGAAATCGATGAGATATTGAATGGTGACTTGGAGTTACGAGACCCAAAAGGTAGAGCCCAAGAAGAAGATGCCTTAGATAACATGAGCGCGCTCAACTTTAGTTTGCTGGAGAACAACAGACACTGCAGGAGGTACAGCAGTTTTTTAGGAATCCCTGAAGAACTGTTTTCTGAGAAGGTCATAACAGACTTGAGCTGCTCCAACTGTTTCATCAATATGCTACCACCAATTTACCTATGCGAAAACGGCCACAATATATGTGCTGAGTGTAGATATGAATCTTGCAAAGTTTGTTACGGTATAGTCACAGACAATCGCAACAAAGACCTGGAGGACTACAGCAGGAAATGCCTTCATCTATGCCGTTATCACCAAGAAGGGTGTATGGAAAGCTTTATGTACAACGAGATAAGAAACCACGAGATAAAATGTTCTTTTTGTGTGTACCGTTGCATGCAAGACTGCTCTTTTAAGGGTAAATTCGTCGAGTTTCATTCCCACTTCAGAATCAAGCACCCTAGTTGCAAGATCTACAAGGACACGCCAGTGGATTTCCCTAGAAATagtgatttttttgtttgtgaCAGTCGACTTGGCATATTTCATTGTACGTCTATGCTTTCCAAGAATAGTATCCGATGGGTTGTTGTTTTCTTAGGACCTAAAGATAGGAATTTTTCTTGCGAATTGACGTTCAAAGGAGTTAGAATGAAGAACGTATTGTTCTTGAAGAGGCTGGAGGATCAGTATTCTATTGCTCAGAGTAAGGAGGACTTGAAGAAAATGAAGGTGAAAGACAAGAATGCGGTTCTTACCATAACCGGTTACTTCCAATGA